One part of the Microbacterium aurugineum genome encodes these proteins:
- a CDS encoding SDR family oxidoreductase yields MRIAVAGGTGTVGRPTVAAIEADGHDAVVLSRSHGVDLVTGRGLDAALNGADVVIDVTSIETLKAAAAIEFFTAATGTLVSAAEEAGVRHVVLLSIVGIDRIPYDYYAGKIAQEKVIASSRVPWTILRATQFHEFAGQMFARAKLGPLHLAPNARTQPVAASEVGARLAALATSEPQGRARDLAGPREEQLSTMIRAFARREGYRGWIPALNVPGPQMAGMRAGDALPGPDAALGHQTFTEWLAAR; encoded by the coding sequence ATGAGAATCGCCGTCGCAGGAGGAACCGGGACGGTCGGTCGGCCGACCGTGGCCGCGATCGAGGCGGACGGACATGACGCGGTGGTGCTCAGCCGTTCGCACGGGGTGGACCTGGTGACCGGCCGGGGCCTCGATGCCGCACTGAACGGTGCCGACGTCGTGATCGACGTCACGAGCATCGAGACGCTCAAGGCCGCCGCGGCGATCGAGTTCTTCACCGCCGCGACCGGGACCCTCGTCTCCGCGGCCGAGGAGGCGGGGGTCCGACACGTCGTGCTCCTGTCGATCGTGGGTATCGACCGCATCCCCTACGACTACTACGCAGGCAAGATCGCGCAGGAGAAGGTGATCGCGTCCTCACGGGTGCCCTGGACGATTCTGCGGGCGACACAGTTCCACGAGTTCGCGGGGCAGATGTTCGCGCGGGCGAAACTGGGGCCGCTGCACCTCGCCCCGAACGCCCGCACCCAACCCGTGGCCGCCTCCGAGGTCGGCGCCCGGCTCGCAGCCCTCGCGACGTCGGAGCCGCAGGGCCGGGCGCGTGACCTCGCCGGCCCGCGCGAGGAACAGCTCTCCACCATGATCCGGGCGTTCGCCCGCCGGGAGGGGTATCGAGGGTGGATCCCGGCGCTCAACGTCCCCGGCCCACAGATGGCGGGGATGCGTGCCGGCGATGCACTTCCCGGTCCCGACGCCGCCCTCGGACACCAGACCTTCACGGAGTGGCTCGCCGCGCGGTGA
- a CDS encoding VOC family protein: MHPPHPGAIMANLNPYLSFRTEAREAMEFYRSVLGGELVINTFGEFPDMVQDPSQKDLVMHAQLDAPGGLVLMGSDSPDGMPYEKPQGFSVSLSGNSQDTTRKVWEKLSEGATITMPLDVPPWGGLFGMLVDRFGIPWMLHGDPED, from the coding sequence ATGCATCCACCTCACCCCGGAGCGATCATGGCGAACCTCAATCCGTATCTGTCCTTCCGCACCGAAGCCCGCGAGGCGATGGAGTTCTACCGGAGCGTGCTCGGCGGGGAGCTCGTGATCAACACCTTCGGAGAGTTCCCCGACATGGTGCAGGATCCGAGCCAGAAGGACCTCGTCATGCACGCACAGCTGGATGCACCGGGCGGACTCGTGCTGATGGGCTCCGACTCCCCCGACGGCATGCCGTACGAGAAGCCGCAGGGTTTTTCGGTCTCGTTGAGCGGCAACTCTCAGGACACCACCCGCAAGGTCTGGGAGAAGCTGTCCGAAGGGGCGACCATCACGATGCCGCTCGATGTGCCGCCGTGGGGTGGCCTCTTCGGGATGCTCGTCGACCGCTTCGGCATCCCCTGGATGCTGCACGGCGATCCGGAGGACTGA
- a CDS encoding PucR family transcriptional regulator, with protein MSARLPVSALLSHTENGGLQWVAGPRDAAWEAVAVGASEVELTERGAERLAIITASAPTSTWQQDALLRRLRDRGFTGLAVSGAADFDAGAFRLADRIGLCLLDVPRPIQLAKACWMLIEARDALTLSQVRKVAQSFEYAADDLTDLLGHIAANLGVGAALIDSSGVLQEAGAHLDERLHAAISFDSWLDRVSVGETAAASVRVDSPGRSGLRLVLFGQGLGEAQVQSLSVAAEVAMPAVAARILIDEVAAVNDVAVSSGLLRDFVDLHGAADADVQRRMLERGWRTSGHHLGFRVVARGRLDSFSLLRSVSAGLSAIDAEAHATTAGRGLSGWLTFPDAPDPDRVERAVAALRELHLGVLRDFTVATGVGSLQAGSEGLATTLDEAGDAARIAAARSATGWFVRVDSLGLEQLLLAWTGNDTFVPAAESLLAPLREGGGELLTTLSAYLDHESGIAATATALGLHRNTIAVRIRRVQELLGIDMNDPEARLALHLACRAVQPR; from the coding sequence GTGAGCGCGCGGCTGCCCGTGAGCGCGCTGCTCTCCCACACGGAGAACGGCGGCCTGCAGTGGGTCGCCGGACCACGCGATGCGGCGTGGGAGGCGGTGGCCGTCGGCGCGAGCGAAGTCGAACTCACCGAGAGGGGTGCCGAGCGGCTCGCGATCATCACCGCATCGGCCCCGACATCGACCTGGCAGCAGGACGCTCTGCTGCGCCGGCTGCGCGACCGGGGGTTCACCGGGCTCGCCGTGTCCGGGGCGGCGGACTTCGACGCGGGCGCGTTCCGCCTCGCGGATCGGATCGGCCTGTGCCTGCTCGACGTCCCGCGCCCCATCCAGCTCGCGAAGGCCTGTTGGATGCTGATCGAGGCACGCGATGCGCTGACGCTCAGCCAGGTGCGCAAGGTCGCGCAGTCGTTCGAGTATGCCGCCGATGATCTCACCGATCTGCTCGGACACATCGCGGCGAACCTCGGTGTCGGTGCCGCGCTGATCGACTCGTCCGGTGTCTTGCAGGAGGCGGGCGCGCATCTCGACGAGCGACTGCATGCGGCCATCAGCTTCGACTCGTGGCTCGATCGCGTGAGCGTCGGCGAGACGGCTGCGGCGTCGGTGCGGGTCGACAGCCCCGGACGCAGCGGTCTGAGGCTCGTGCTCTTCGGGCAGGGCCTCGGCGAGGCACAGGTGCAGTCGCTCTCGGTCGCGGCCGAGGTCGCGATGCCCGCCGTCGCGGCCCGCATCCTGATCGACGAGGTGGCGGCCGTGAATGACGTCGCCGTGTCGTCCGGGCTGCTGCGTGACTTCGTGGACCTGCACGGAGCGGCGGATGCCGATGTCCAGCGGCGGATGCTCGAGCGCGGCTGGCGCACGAGCGGTCATCATCTCGGTTTCCGGGTGGTGGCGAGAGGGCGGCTCGATTCGTTCTCGCTGCTGCGCTCCGTCAGTGCCGGACTCAGTGCGATCGACGCGGAGGCGCATGCCACGACAGCGGGTCGAGGACTGAGCGGGTGGCTGACGTTCCCGGACGCCCCCGATCCCGATCGCGTCGAGCGGGCCGTGGCCGCACTGCGTGAGCTCCACCTGGGTGTCCTGCGGGACTTCACCGTCGCGACCGGCGTCGGATCCTTGCAGGCCGGATCCGAGGGACTCGCCACGACGCTGGACGAGGCGGGGGATGCGGCGCGGATCGCGGCGGCGCGGTCGGCGACCGGGTGGTTCGTACGGGTGGACAGTCTCGGCCTGGAGCAGCTGCTGCTGGCGTGGACGGGGAACGACACGTTCGTGCCCGCCGCGGAATCCCTCCTCGCCCCGCTGCGGGAAGGGGGAGGCGAACTGCTCACCACTCTTTCCGCGTATCTCGATCACGAGTCGGGCATAGCGGCGACGGCGACGGCTCTCGGTCTGCACCGCAACACCATCGCCGTGCGGATCCGGCGCGTGCAGGAGCTGCTCGGGATCGACATGAACGACCCCGAGGCACGATTGGCGCTGCACCTGGCCTGTCGAGCCGTGCAGCCGCGCTGA
- a CDS encoding DUF917 domain-containing protein, which translates to MMLQRDDLTALARGYSLLGSGGGGSTTMLELMLAGSDREPIEISPISSLDPRTPCLGVAFVGSTMLLGERLPGADPFARLLAAVERWIGHPVPAVCSLEGGGMNGLAPLTLAGSHIVVDADCTGRAVPGLDQMSLFVDRVPGLVFACDTGAGGVALVEAHRAIDAERVVRSAIIQAGGVGCAVLGGFTVGDLHEHAIGGHLAHALELGRAYLASAGAPLPLLADALGGELLAEGRIVSVAASPQDPHVNAVEISGLGGAVHRVVSRSETLAVLTDGLLVASAPTIIVVVDAVSREILEATELRLARNVAVFSIPAPAWWNARPERRAKVLPSAYGLDDLDAA; encoded by the coding sequence ATGATGCTGCAGCGCGACGACCTCACGGCGCTTGCCCGCGGCTATTCGCTCCTCGGATCCGGCGGTGGCGGTTCGACGACCATGCTCGAGCTGATGCTCGCCGGGTCCGACCGGGAGCCGATCGAGATCTCCCCGATCTCCTCGCTGGACCCGCGGACACCCTGCCTGGGCGTCGCCTTCGTCGGTTCGACGATGCTGCTCGGCGAACGCCTTCCCGGCGCCGACCCCTTCGCTCGTCTGCTGGCCGCGGTCGAACGGTGGATCGGTCATCCCGTTCCCGCGGTCTGCTCCCTCGAAGGCGGCGGGATGAACGGGCTCGCTCCGTTGACTCTGGCCGGGTCCCACATCGTGGTGGACGCGGACTGCACCGGCCGTGCCGTTCCGGGGCTGGACCAGATGTCGTTGTTCGTCGACCGGGTTCCCGGACTCGTGTTCGCCTGCGACACCGGCGCCGGAGGGGTCGCCCTCGTCGAGGCGCACCGGGCGATCGACGCCGAGCGGGTCGTGCGGTCCGCGATCATCCAGGCGGGCGGCGTCGGCTGTGCGGTGCTCGGAGGCTTCACGGTCGGCGACCTCCACGAACACGCGATCGGGGGCCATCTGGCGCATGCACTCGAACTCGGCAGGGCCTACCTCGCATCGGCGGGCGCGCCCCTCCCGCTCCTGGCGGATGCCCTCGGTGGCGAGCTGCTGGCTGAAGGGCGTATCGTCTCGGTCGCCGCCTCGCCGCAGGATCCGCACGTGAACGCCGTCGAGATCAGCGGACTCGGCGGTGCCGTCCACCGTGTGGTGAGCCGATCCGAGACCCTCGCGGTGCTGACCGATGGGCTGCTGGTCGCGTCCGCCCCCACGATCATCGTGGTCGTCGATGCGGTGTCACGCGAGATCCTTGAGGCCACGGAACTGCGTCTGGCACGGAACGTCGCGGTCTTCTCCATCCCTGCGCCCGCCTGGTGGAATGCGCGGCCCGAGCGTCGCGCGAAAGTGCTGCCCTCCGCCTACGGCCTCGACGATCTGGATGCGGCGTGA
- a CDS encoding DUF917 domain-containing protein produces MSWQLTAADLPDLARGATLLGTGGGGDPYIGKMLVERVLGEGSITILDPDELADDLFVIPTAQMGAPTVMVEKIPAGTEPTLALRTLEEHLGRTADATMPIECGGINSMIPLIVAAETGLPVVDADGMGRAFPELSMETFAVYGVHGSPLALAGERGEKVVIDTGDDDRQMEWLARGITIRLGGVGHIAEYAMTGADVRRTAVPRTISMALALGRAIRLAREEHRSPFEAIASTLATTLYPHLRELCVGKVIDVERRTTEGFAKGRAVIAPLGAEEGATFEISFQNENLIAHHGETLVAIVPDLICVVDHETAEPITTEGLRYGQRVRVLGISTPEMMRTPEALAAFGPSAFGLAADFVPVETLAAGEDVSP; encoded by the coding sequence ATGAGCTGGCAGCTCACCGCGGCCGACCTTCCCGATCTCGCTCGCGGCGCGACCTTGCTCGGGACCGGTGGGGGCGGTGACCCGTACATCGGCAAGATGCTCGTCGAGCGCGTGCTGGGCGAGGGGAGCATCACGATCCTGGATCCGGACGAGCTCGCCGACGATCTGTTCGTGATCCCGACCGCCCAGATGGGTGCGCCCACCGTCATGGTCGAGAAGATCCCGGCCGGCACCGAGCCCACGCTCGCCCTGCGCACCCTCGAGGAGCACCTCGGACGCACGGCGGATGCCACGATGCCGATCGAGTGCGGCGGCATCAACTCGATGATCCCGCTCATCGTCGCGGCCGAGACGGGCTTGCCGGTGGTAGATGCCGACGGCATGGGCAGGGCGTTCCCCGAGCTGTCGATGGAGACCTTCGCCGTGTACGGCGTGCACGGATCGCCCCTCGCGCTCGCGGGAGAGCGCGGCGAGAAGGTCGTGATCGACACGGGAGACGACGACCGGCAGATGGAGTGGCTCGCCCGCGGCATCACGATCCGTCTCGGCGGCGTCGGCCACATCGCCGAGTACGCGATGACCGGCGCGGACGTCCGGCGCACCGCCGTCCCGCGCACGATCTCGATGGCCCTCGCGCTGGGCCGCGCCATCCGTCTCGCCCGGGAGGAGCATCGTTCACCGTTCGAGGCGATCGCCTCGACCCTCGCGACGACGCTCTACCCGCACCTTCGGGAACTCTGCGTCGGCAAGGTCATCGACGTCGAGCGGCGCACGACCGAGGGGTTCGCCAAGGGGCGTGCGGTGATCGCACCGCTCGGCGCAGAGGAGGGCGCCACCTTCGAGATCTCGTTCCAGAACGAGAACCTCATCGCCCATCACGGGGAGACGCTCGTGGCCATCGTGCCCGACCTCATCTGCGTGGTCGATCACGAGACGGCCGAGCCCATCACCACCGAGGGACTCCGCTACGGGCAGCGCGTACGGGTGCTCGGCATCTCCACACCCGAGATGATGCGCACCCCCGAGGCGCTCGCCGCCTTCGGACCGTCCGCTTTCGGCCTCGCCGCGGACTTCGTCCCGGTCGAGACGCTGGCCGCGGGTGAGGACGTTTCTCCCTAG
- a CDS encoding DUF917 domain-containing protein: MSWTITPAHIDGLARGAAVLGTGGGGDPYIGALLARQALTSGDVTVVGLDEVPDDALVLFVAMMGAPTVMVEKLPSLAEVIEPVKALSVHLGRPVTHIACAEVGGVNSTIPIAAAAALGLPLVDADGMGRAFPELQMVLPTLYGVTASPLAFSDEKGNTGVLQTADNSWTERIARVACVEMGCSVMISGFSMSGSAARESLVAGSLSRCIEIGQRIATAREEKSDPVDAVVRLLGGRELFDGKVVDVHRATTTGFARGRARIDGDADRSLTLQFQNEHLVAEADGTVLATTPDLIMVLDGESGEPITTEGLRYGQRVRVIAAPADERWHSDAALAMVGPGYFGYDMAAHRFDGSISTGTVSAGATA; this comes from the coding sequence ATGAGCTGGACGATCACCCCCGCCCACATCGACGGGCTCGCTCGCGGTGCCGCCGTGCTCGGCACGGGAGGCGGAGGGGATCCGTACATCGGTGCCCTCCTCGCGCGTCAGGCCCTGACCTCCGGCGACGTCACGGTCGTCGGACTCGACGAGGTGCCCGACGATGCGCTCGTGCTGTTCGTCGCGATGATGGGCGCGCCGACCGTCATGGTCGAGAAGCTCCCCAGCCTCGCCGAGGTCATCGAACCGGTCAAAGCGCTCAGCGTCCACCTGGGGCGTCCGGTGACCCACATCGCGTGCGCGGAGGTGGGCGGAGTCAACTCCACCATCCCGATCGCCGCCGCGGCCGCACTCGGACTGCCGCTGGTCGATGCCGACGGCATGGGTCGCGCGTTCCCGGAGCTGCAGATGGTTCTGCCGACGCTGTACGGCGTGACGGCATCGCCCCTCGCGTTCAGCGACGAGAAGGGCAACACGGGGGTGCTGCAGACGGCCGACAACTCGTGGACCGAACGCATCGCTCGCGTGGCCTGCGTCGAGATGGGCTGCTCGGTCATGATCTCCGGGTTCTCCATGTCCGGCTCGGCGGCGCGCGAGTCGCTCGTCGCGGGATCGCTGTCCCGCTGCATCGAGATCGGGCAGCGCATCGCGACGGCACGCGAGGAGAAGTCCGATCCGGTCGACGCAGTCGTCCGGCTCCTCGGCGGACGCGAGCTGTTCGACGGGAAGGTCGTCGACGTGCACCGCGCCACCACCACGGGCTTCGCGCGCGGCCGTGCTCGCATCGACGGGGACGCCGACCGCTCGCTGACGCTGCAGTTCCAGAACGAGCACCTGGTGGCCGAAGCCGACGGCACGGTCCTGGCGACCACGCCCGATCTGATCATGGTGCTCGACGGCGAGTCCGGTGAGCCGATCACGACCGAGGGACTGCGTTACGGACAGCGGGTCCGGGTGATCGCGGCTCCGGCCGATGAGCGCTGGCATTCGGACGCCGCCCTCGCGATGGTCGGCCCGGGGTACTTCGGGTACGACATGGCGGCCCACCGCTTCGACGGCAGCATCTCCACCGGAACCGTGTCGGCGGGAGCGACGGCATGA
- a CDS encoding hydantoinase/oxoprolinase family protein: MHIGIDVGGTNTDAVLMDGTRTLAGVKHSTTPDVTSGIIQAIEDLRAGQAFEGADVDAVMIGTTHFINALVQASRLAPVAALRLGLPATRALPPLIDWPDVLVEATQARSYLAHGGYEFDGRPISPLDPDEIRAHAEDMKSHGIRSVAISSVFSPVNHDLEVRAAEIVAEVLGADAAISLSHEIGRIGLLERENATIINAALRELASEIVDGLTSAVRAQGIEAPIFLSQNDGTLMDEEYVRRYPVATFASGPTNSMRGAAATSGLDDCAVIDVGGTTADIGLLINGFPRETANEVKVAGIRTNFRMPDVLSLGIGGGSIVDEETAEVGPASVGYKLTTEALVFGGSTLTATDIAVAAGRAHVGDASKVAHLDPVFVERVLARIAERVSEAVDRMRTSPEPIAVVAVGGGSILLPDELPLFGTVHRPENYAVANAIGASIAQVGGEIDKVYAIEPGRRDETLAEVRAEAVDKAIAAGAKPSTVSIIDFDEVPIPYLPGNATRIRVKAVGDLDMGA, translated from the coding sequence GGCATCGACGTCGGCGGCACCAACACCGACGCAGTCCTCATGGACGGCACCCGCACGCTCGCGGGCGTGAAGCACTCGACCACCCCCGATGTCACCAGTGGCATCATCCAGGCGATCGAGGATCTGCGGGCCGGACAGGCGTTCGAGGGCGCCGACGTCGACGCCGTCATGATCGGCACGACGCACTTCATCAACGCACTCGTGCAGGCGAGCCGTCTGGCGCCGGTCGCGGCACTCCGCCTCGGACTCCCGGCGACGCGAGCTCTGCCGCCGCTGATCGACTGGCCCGACGTGCTGGTCGAGGCGACGCAGGCCCGCAGCTATCTCGCCCACGGGGGCTACGAGTTCGACGGCCGACCGATCTCACCCCTCGACCCGGACGAGATCCGGGCGCACGCCGAAGACATGAAGTCGCACGGTATCCGCTCGGTCGCGATCTCGTCGGTGTTCAGCCCGGTCAACCACGACCTCGAGGTGCGGGCGGCAGAGATCGTCGCAGAGGTGCTGGGGGCGGATGCCGCCATCTCGCTCTCCCACGAGATCGGACGCATCGGACTGCTGGAGCGCGAGAACGCGACGATCATCAACGCCGCGCTGCGCGAGCTCGCGTCCGAGATCGTCGATGGGCTGACCTCCGCCGTGCGCGCCCAGGGCATCGAGGCGCCGATCTTCCTCAGCCAGAACGACGGCACGCTCATGGACGAGGAGTACGTGCGTCGCTACCCGGTCGCGACGTTCGCCTCCGGTCCGACGAACTCGATGCGCGGAGCAGCCGCGACGAGCGGTCTGGACGACTGCGCCGTGATCGATGTGGGCGGCACCACGGCAGACATCGGGCTGCTGATCAACGGCTTCCCGCGGGAGACCGCGAACGAGGTCAAGGTCGCCGGCATCCGCACCAACTTCCGGATGCCGGACGTCCTCTCGCTCGGCATCGGTGGCGGCAGCATCGTCGATGAGGAGACTGCGGAGGTCGGACCGGCATCCGTCGGGTACAAGCTGACCACGGAAGCGCTGGTGTTCGGTGGATCGACCCTGACCGCCACGGACATCGCGGTCGCGGCCGGCCGCGCCCACGTGGGCGACGCGAGCAAGGTCGCGCACCTCGACCCCGTGTTCGTCGAGCGGGTGCTCGCCCGCATCGCCGAGCGTGTGTCGGAGGCGGTCGACCGCATGCGCACGTCACCCGAGCCCATCGCGGTGGTCGCCGTCGGCGGAGGCTCGATCCTGCTCCCCGACGAGCTGCCGCTGTTCGGCACCGTGCACCGACCTGAAAATTACGCGGTCGCGAACGCCATCGGCGCCTCGATCGCACAGGTCGGCGGTGAGATCGACAAGGTCTACGCGATCGAGCCCGGTCGTCGTGACGAGACACTCGCCGAGGTGCGCGCCGAGGCGGTCGACAAGGCGATCGCGGCGGGTGCCAAGCCCTCGACCGTGTCGATCATCGACTTCGACGAGGTGCCCATCCCGTATCTGCCCGGCAACGCCACGCGCATCCGCGTCAAGGCGGTCGGCGACCTCGACATGGGGGCGTGA